Proteins encoded by one window of Kribbella italica:
- a CDS encoding beta-galactosidase, with amino-acid sequence MRTVQLSRRRLMIDGKPSLMLSGEVHYFRLDRADWASRLDLLVAAGCDAVATYMPWLVHELPDGSVDLVGRTSPYRDLAGFLELAASRGLSVIARPGPFVMAELKNEGLPFSVYEPGVGSVGWDSTPAPTRDVDYLAPAYLASVKRWYGEVMPLLASRLAPAGGPVVAVQLDNEVGMLSWVTNTPDLGDAAVDDFGAWVRSRHGASAFGLNVDDVDGWRAGVRSPGAGSLALHHELSVFQRDRYARYFAFLRREAESHGVSGVPFLINLHGTGEGRGRTYPIGISQLFPSYSGQPAMTSGSDHYLGDLTVENVADLYVMNAFMAAVHSADQPLTSLEFEAGLGDYGEDLSRQVPPSALALKTRLCVAQGNRLLNYYLFAGGHNPPLDVPVGDGNDRIAFTGERHGFTAPVDPEGQFNPSYPVLASTLADVRSFGDVLADSDEEFDDVVLGFVPDHYLTEYCHPGDDVRRDQVANLERFRGMGPRDVLARSLLLAGFSFPAVNLQSDFTISQVLCLASTPWLSAEVQQRLADHVHAGGRLLLVGALPTQTPEGTPCTVLADALSLAPGDLVNGSPHYFPSVQAAPWTTATAEVRVGVLQPLTLTQPAQPATSAPPATPPHSPAARVTHEVFAADVSSKSPVGVEVHAGDGHALILTCDYPAHLPFWTTLLARLGATPRHTHNATTPGIVLTSTTTPTGTRLLHALNVSPIDQSLVISHQGTPLFEAAEVTLPARTGRILPL; translated from the coding sequence ATGAGGACAGTCCAGCTGAGCAGGCGCCGCTTGATGATCGACGGGAAGCCGTCCCTGATGCTGTCGGGGGAGGTGCACTACTTCCGGCTCGATCGCGCGGACTGGGCGTCGCGGCTGGATCTTCTGGTGGCGGCGGGCTGCGACGCCGTGGCGACGTACATGCCGTGGCTGGTGCACGAGCTGCCGGACGGGTCTGTGGATCTGGTCGGGCGGACTTCGCCGTACCGGGATCTTGCCGGGTTTCTGGAGTTGGCCGCTTCGCGTGGGCTGTCCGTGATCGCCCGGCCTGGGCCGTTTGTGATGGCGGAGTTGAAGAACGAGGGGCTGCCGTTCAGCGTGTACGAGCCGGGGGTGGGGTCGGTGGGGTGGGACTCGACGCCGGCGCCTACGCGGGACGTGGACTACCTGGCGCCGGCGTACCTGGCATCGGTGAAGCGGTGGTACGGCGAGGTGATGCCCTTGCTGGCTTCGCGTTTGGCGCCTGCGGGTGGTCCGGTGGTGGCGGTGCAGCTGGACAACGAGGTGGGGATGTTGTCGTGGGTGACGAACACGCCTGACCTCGGGGACGCGGCGGTGGACGACTTCGGCGCCTGGGTGCGGTCTCGGCATGGCGCTTCGGCTTTTGGGTTGAATGTGGACGACGTCGATGGGTGGCGGGCCGGGGTGCGGTCGCCTGGTGCTGGGTCGCTTGCGCTGCACCACGAGTTGTCGGTGTTTCAGCGGGATCGGTATGCGCGGTACTTCGCGTTTCTGCGGCGTGAGGCCGAGTCGCATGGCGTGAGTGGCGTGCCGTTCCTGATCAACCTGCACGGGACCGGGGAGGGGCGCGGTCGCACCTATCCGATCGGGATCAGCCAGCTGTTCCCGTCGTACTCGGGTCAGCCGGCGATGACGTCGGGATCCGACCACTACCTCGGCGATCTCACGGTCGAGAACGTCGCGGATCTCTATGTGATGAACGCGTTCATGGCCGCGGTGCACTCCGCCGACCAGCCGCTGACGTCACTGGAGTTCGAGGCCGGGCTCGGGGACTACGGCGAGGACCTGAGCCGTCAGGTGCCGCCGTCGGCACTGGCGTTGAAGACCCGGCTCTGTGTTGCCCAGGGCAACCGTCTGCTGAACTACTACCTGTTCGCCGGCGGGCACAACCCTCCGCTCGACGTCCCCGTCGGCGACGGTAACGACCGGATCGCCTTCACCGGCGAACGCCACGGCTTCACCGCACCGGTCGATCCTGAGGGGCAGTTCAACCCGTCGTACCCGGTCCTCGCCTCGACGCTCGCCGATGTCCGGTCTTTTGGTGACGTCCTGGCCGACAGTGACGAAGAGTTCGACGATGTCGTCCTGGGTTTCGTCCCCGACCACTACCTGACCGAGTACTGCCACCCCGGCGACGACGTACGCCGCGACCAGGTCGCCAACCTGGAACGCTTCCGCGGCATGGGCCCGCGCGACGTCCTCGCCCGCTCCCTCCTGCTCGCCGGCTTCTCGTTCCCCGCGGTGAACCTCCAGTCGGACTTCACCATTTCCCAGGTCCTCTGCCTGGCCTCCACCCCGTGGCTCTCCGCAGAAGTCCAACAACGCCTCGCCGACCACGTCCACGCCGGCGGCCGCCTCCTCCTGGTCGGCGCCCTCCCCACCCAAACCCCCGAGGGCACGCCTTGCACGGTCCTCGCCGACGCACTGTCCCTGGCTCCCGGTGACTTGGTCAACGGCAGTCCCCACTACTTCCCGTCAGTCCAGGCGGCCCCCTGGACCACTGCGACCGCCGAAGTCCGCGTGGGCGTCCTCCAACCCCTCACCCTCACCCAGCCCGCTCAGCCCGCGACCAGCGCGCCCCCGGCCACCCCGCCGCACTCGCCCGCCGCCCGGGTCACCCACGAGGTCTTCGCCGCGGACGTCTCCTCCAAGTCCCCGGTGGGGGTAGAAGTCCATGCCGGAGACGGCCACGCGCTGATCCTCACCTGCGACTACCCCGCCCACCTCCCCTTCTGGACCACCCTCCTCGCCCGCCTCGGCGCGACCCCCCGCCACACCCACAACGCCACCACCCCCGGCATCGTCCTCACCTCAACCACCACCCCCACCGGCACCCGCCTACTCCACGCCCTCAACGTCAGCCCCATCGACCAGTCCCTGGTCATCTCCCACCAGGGCACCCCCCTCTTCGAAGCCGCCGAGGTAACCCTCCCAGCCCGCACCGGCCGCATCCTCCCGCTGTAA
- a CDS encoding response regulator transcription factor — protein MYESLGVTELTLRIYRHLLDQPDAESAALAAAAACAPDEVAPALSKLRELKLLIPRWTGGGAEYAVHPNVGFKLLARQRRQQLDAFTEEFRRDEAEAELLVQRYTDFQRHKHAQDIEIVEGREKTHERMEQFQLQRSIWGFNPTTKDDGFGAPEDSPDRPWLERGIKYRIIYLATAWKVPRFAENWRWMHSYGAESRVVPSLPMRMMIMDGAAVVMALDPDDHSRGIVVHHSRSAVLLATELFESYWARGELPPQLRDDAASSGEISAQESAFLALLVQGATDEQAGRKLGVSLRTVRRMAAKLGEQVGASGRFELGVRAAQRGWVR, from the coding sequence ATGTACGAGTCGCTGGGCGTCACCGAACTCACGCTGCGCATCTATCGTCATCTGCTCGACCAACCAGACGCTGAGAGCGCAGCGCTGGCTGCCGCGGCAGCCTGCGCGCCGGACGAGGTCGCTCCCGCGCTCAGCAAGCTCCGTGAACTCAAGCTCCTGATCCCTCGCTGGACCGGAGGCGGCGCGGAGTACGCAGTTCATCCGAACGTCGGCTTCAAACTGCTCGCGCGGCAACGCCGGCAGCAACTCGACGCGTTCACCGAGGAATTTCGGCGGGACGAGGCCGAGGCCGAATTGCTGGTGCAGCGGTACACCGACTTTCAGCGCCACAAGCACGCTCAAGACATTGAGATCGTCGAGGGCCGGGAAAAGACCCACGAGCGAATGGAGCAGTTCCAACTCCAAAGATCCATCTGGGGATTCAACCCCACCACGAAGGATGACGGTTTTGGTGCGCCGGAGGATTCCCCGGACCGCCCGTGGCTCGAACGGGGAATCAAATACCGGATCATCTATCTGGCTACGGCGTGGAAAGTGCCGAGATTTGCCGAGAACTGGCGCTGGATGCACAGCTACGGTGCAGAGAGCAGAGTGGTGCCGAGCCTGCCGATGCGGATGATGATCATGGACGGCGCGGCCGTGGTGATGGCACTCGACCCCGACGATCACTCTCGGGGGATCGTGGTACACCACAGCCGGAGTGCCGTGCTGCTGGCCACCGAGCTGTTCGAGAGCTACTGGGCACGGGGCGAACTGCCGCCGCAACTGCGCGATGACGCGGCGTCTTCGGGGGAGATCAGCGCTCAGGAATCCGCGTTCCTCGCGTTGCTGGTGCAGGGGGCAACCGACGAGCAGGCCGGGCGGAAGCTCGGCGTATCTCTGCGGACCGTGCGGCGGATGGCGGCGAAGCTCGGGGAGCAGGTGGGGGCTTCGGGGCGGTTCGAGCTGGGGGTTCGGGCGGCTCAGCGGGGATGGGTGCGGTAA
- a CDS encoding helix-turn-helix transcriptional regulator, with product MDELRKLDLLVPTWTNPDVEHAVHPRVGLAGLVERRRSELNRMLGELAEASATAEVMAEQYNELLTSRTSGDVEFLKGRANASRRIEELGAKAKDCFWGLIPAHVDDIVAPPEESPDLPLLDRGIKMRSVYLQSMTISKPGLEYAAYMHKRGNEVRATPTLPLRLLIIDQEIAIMPLNPAVESAGAVIHRSPAVLAVALALFDSYWSRATDLFAPEDRDNESPLTPHEAEVLRLLAGGAKDEQVARLLGISLRTARRITANLSDRLDATSRFELGVAAAKRGWV from the coding sequence ATGGACGAGCTGCGCAAACTCGACCTCCTGGTTCCGACCTGGACCAACCCCGACGTCGAGCACGCCGTGCACCCCCGGGTCGGCCTGGCCGGCCTGGTCGAGCGCCGCCGCAGCGAGCTCAACCGGATGCTCGGCGAACTGGCCGAGGCCTCGGCGACCGCCGAGGTGATGGCCGAGCAGTACAACGAGCTGCTCACCTCGCGCACCAGCGGCGACGTCGAGTTCCTCAAGGGCCGCGCGAACGCGTCCCGCCGCATCGAGGAACTGGGCGCGAAGGCCAAGGACTGTTTCTGGGGCCTGATCCCTGCTCACGTCGACGACATCGTCGCCCCGCCGGAGGAGTCGCCCGACCTGCCGCTGCTCGATCGCGGGATCAAGATGCGCAGCGTCTACCTGCAGAGCATGACGATCTCCAAGCCCGGCCTCGAGTACGCCGCGTACATGCACAAGCGCGGCAACGAGGTCCGGGCCACCCCGACCCTGCCGCTGCGCCTCCTGATCATCGACCAGGAGATCGCGATCATGCCCCTGAACCCCGCCGTGGAGAGCGCCGGCGCGGTCATCCACCGCAGCCCCGCCGTCCTCGCGGTGGCCCTCGCCCTCTTCGACTCCTACTGGTCGCGCGCCACCGACCTCTTCGCCCCCGAGGACCGCGACAACGAGTCTCCCCTGACGCCCCACGAGGCCGAGGTCCTCCGCCTCCTCGCCGGAGGCGCCAAGGACGAGCAGGTTGCACGCCTCCTGGGCATCTCCCTCCGCACCGCCCGCCGTATCACCGCAAACCTCTCGGACCGCCTGGACGCAACGTCCCGCTTCGAGCTGGGAGTAGCCGCCGCCAAGCGCGGCTGGGTCTAG
- the purF gene encoding amidophosphoribosyltransferase, whose protein sequence is MARGDGRLTHDLDPQDLGPQDACGVFGVWAPGEEVAKLTYFGLYALQHRGQESAGIAVGNGSQILVYKDMGLVSQVFDEATLASLRGHIAVGHCRYSTTGSSVWANAQPTFRSTATGSVALAHNGNLTNTGDLAATLDGSDSLDLGLDLEVEHAKANAKHGASSDTDILTSMLAAYPDLTLEQAAARVLPKVKGAFSLVFMDESTLYAARDPQGIRPLVLGRLERGWVVASETAALDIVGASFVREVEAGEIVAIDEDGLRSTKFAEPDLKGCLFEFVYLARPDTQISGQRIHSTRVEIGRRLAREHPADADLVIATPESGVPGAIGYAEESGIPYGAGLVKNAYVGRTFIQPSQTIRQLGIRLKLNPLREVIEGKRLVVVDDTIVRGNTQRAVIKMLREAGAQEIHVRITAPPVKWPCFYGIDFASRAELIANGLNTEEICRSLGADSLGYIDLDTLVEATTLPKDKLCRACFDGVYPVELPDPERIGKHLLELPVTDVDGLASVAGGAGAADALSRP, encoded by the coding sequence GTGGCTCGTGGCGATGGTCGGCTCACTCATGATCTCGACCCGCAGGATCTGGGTCCGCAGGACGCCTGTGGCGTCTTCGGAGTCTGGGCTCCTGGGGAAGAGGTCGCCAAACTCACCTATTTCGGGCTCTACGCTCTGCAGCACCGAGGGCAGGAGTCGGCCGGGATCGCGGTCGGCAACGGGAGTCAGATCCTGGTCTACAAGGACATGGGCCTGGTCAGCCAGGTCTTCGACGAGGCGACCCTGGCGTCGCTGCGGGGGCACATCGCCGTCGGGCACTGCCGGTACTCGACGACCGGTTCCAGCGTCTGGGCGAACGCGCAGCCGACGTTCCGGTCCACCGCGACCGGGTCGGTGGCGCTCGCGCACAACGGCAACCTGACCAACACCGGTGACCTCGCGGCCACGCTGGACGGCAGCGACTCCCTGGATCTCGGGCTCGACCTCGAGGTCGAGCACGCGAAGGCGAACGCCAAGCACGGCGCGTCCTCCGACACCGACATCCTCACCTCGATGCTCGCGGCGTACCCGGACCTGACGCTCGAGCAGGCCGCGGCCCGCGTGCTGCCGAAGGTCAAGGGCGCGTTCAGCCTGGTCTTCATGGACGAGTCCACCCTGTACGCCGCGCGCGACCCGCAGGGCATCCGCCCGCTGGTGCTCGGCCGGCTCGAGCGGGGCTGGGTCGTGGCGAGCGAGACTGCCGCGCTGGACATCGTCGGCGCCAGCTTCGTCCGCGAGGTCGAGGCGGGCGAGATCGTCGCGATCGACGAGGACGGTCTGCGCTCCACCAAGTTCGCGGAGCCGGACCTCAAGGGCTGCCTGTTCGAGTTCGTCTACCTGGCCCGCCCGGACACCCAGATCTCCGGCCAGCGGATCCACTCGACCCGCGTCGAGATCGGCCGCCGGCTGGCCCGCGAGCACCCGGCCGACGCCGACCTGGTGATCGCGACGCCGGAGTCCGGCGTACCGGGCGCGATCGGGTACGCCGAGGAGTCCGGCATCCCGTACGGCGCCGGCCTGGTCAAGAACGCGTACGTCGGCCGGACCTTCATCCAGCCCAGCCAGACCATCCGGCAGCTCGGCATCCGGCTCAAGCTGAACCCGCTGCGCGAGGTGATCGAGGGCAAGCGGCTGGTCGTGGTCGACGACACCATCGTCCGCGGCAACACCCAGCGCGCGGTGATCAAGATGCTGCGCGAGGCCGGTGCGCAGGAGATCCACGTCCGGATCACCGCGCCGCCGGTGAAGTGGCCGTGCTTCTACGGCATCGACTTCGCCAGCCGGGCCGAACTGATCGCCAACGGCCTGAACACCGAGGAGATCTGCCGCTCGCTCGGCGCCGACTCGCTCGGGTACATCGACCTGGACACGCTGGTCGAGGCGACCACGCTGCCGAAGGACAAGCTCTGCCGGGCCTGCTTCGACGGGGTCTACCCGGTCGAGCTGCCGGACCCGGAGCGGATCGGCAAGCACCTGCTGGAGCTTCCGGTCACCGACGTCGACGGCCTGGCCTCGGTCGCCGGTGGCGCCGGCGCCGCGGACGCGCTCTCCCGCCCGTAG
- the purM gene encoding phosphoribosylformylglycinamidine cyclo-ligase, whose amino-acid sequence MSQGASYAAAGVDIEAGDRAVELMKEWVSKATRPEVVGGLGGFAGLFDATALTAYRRPLLATSTDGVGTKVAIAQKMDRHDTIGFDLVGMVVDDLVVCGAEPLFMTDYICTGKVVPETIAQIVKGIAEACVEAGTALVGGETAEHPGLLEPDEYDVAGASTGVVEADELLGAERVKAGDVVVAMASSGLHSNGYSLVRHVFFDRAGWQLDREVPELGGTLGDTLITPTRVYAKHCLELIRALNADGDRPLHAMSHITGGGFAANVARVIPDELAVRIDRSSWTPAPVFGLVGQLGDVPRLELEKTLNMGVGMVAVLDPAAADRAIAVLAEREIPAWVCGEVSTGSTGVELQGDYAS is encoded by the coding sequence GTGAGCCAGGGCGCGAGCTACGCCGCCGCCGGAGTCGACATCGAGGCCGGGGACCGGGCCGTCGAGCTGATGAAGGAGTGGGTGTCCAAGGCGACCCGTCCCGAGGTGGTCGGAGGCCTCGGCGGGTTCGCCGGGCTGTTCGACGCGACCGCGCTGACGGCGTACCGGCGGCCGCTGCTGGCGACGTCGACCGACGGCGTCGGGACCAAGGTCGCGATCGCGCAGAAGATGGACCGGCACGACACGATCGGGTTCGACCTGGTCGGCATGGTCGTCGACGACCTGGTGGTCTGCGGCGCCGAGCCGCTGTTCATGACCGACTACATCTGCACCGGCAAGGTGGTCCCGGAGACGATCGCGCAGATCGTCAAGGGCATCGCCGAGGCGTGCGTCGAGGCCGGTACGGCGCTGGTCGGCGGTGAGACCGCCGAGCACCCGGGCCTGCTCGAGCCCGACGAGTACGACGTCGCCGGCGCCTCCACCGGTGTGGTCGAGGCCGACGAACTGCTCGGCGCCGAGCGGGTCAAGGCCGGCGACGTCGTCGTCGCGATGGCCTCGTCCGGCCTGCACTCGAACGGGTACTCCCTGGTCCGGCACGTCTTCTTCGACCGCGCCGGCTGGCAGCTCGACCGCGAGGTCCCCGAGCTCGGCGGCACCCTCGGCGACACGCTGATCACCCCGACCCGGGTCTACGCCAAGCACTGCCTCGAGCTGATCCGGGCACTGAACGCCGACGGCGACCGCCCGCTGCACGCGATGTCGCACATCACCGGCGGCGGTTTCGCGGCGAACGTGGCCCGGGTGATCCCGGACGAGCTCGCGGTCCGGATCGACCGGTCGAGCTGGACGCCGGCGCCGGTCTTCGGCCTGGTCGGGCAGCTCGGCGACGTACCGCGGCTGGAGCTGGAGAAGACGCTGAACATGGGCGTCGGCATGGTCGCGGTCCTGGACCCGGCCGCGGCGGACCGCGCGATCGCCGTCCTGGCCGAGCGGGAGATCCCCGCCTGGGTCTGCGGCGAGGTCAGCACCGGCAGCACCGGCGTCGAGCTGCAGGGCGACTACGCGAGCTGA
- a CDS encoding DUF3073 domain-containing protein, with amino-acid sequence MGRGRAKAKQTKVARDLKYRTWDTDLDQLKRELAGGDEGGGTRSANGDADTDAGDDADDYHPRR; translated from the coding sequence ATGGGGCGCGGCCGTGCAAAGGCCAAGCAGACGAAGGTCGCTCGCGACCTGAAGTACCGCACCTGGGACACCGACCTGGACCAGCTCAAACGAGAGCTGGCCGGCGGGGACGAGGGTGGCGGTACCCGTTCTGCAAACGGTGACGCCGACACAGACGCCGGCGATGACGCCGACGACTACCACCCCCGTCGGTAA
- a CDS encoding ABC transporter permease: MTVTEMTTPAPATTTGKHRADAVSTSLPPARGQSFAKLVGIELRKSVNTRSGRVLILAILAIAMAALVWELTHLGDGPARFDGFLGAASTGVLLILPVIGVMAMTSEWTQRTALTTFTLSPRRVRVQLAKFASAVVLSAVVLTATAVLALAATALGGAVGGDGTTYAGMGGALAGAYLSTALNVLMGAAFGAVIAQTAAAVLVFFVAPTAWSLAGPALFKDNADWLDVFGAFGRIAERDLQGMVPETLTAVAVWVVLPTIAGLWASSRREVK, from the coding sequence ATGACTGTCACCGAAATGACCACTCCGGCACCCGCCACGACCACCGGTAAGCACCGGGCCGACGCCGTGTCGACCAGCCTGCCGCCCGCGCGCGGCCAGTCCTTCGCCAAGCTCGTCGGCATCGAGCTGCGCAAGTCCGTGAACACCCGCAGCGGCCGGGTCCTGATCCTGGCCATCCTGGCCATCGCGATGGCCGCCCTGGTCTGGGAGCTCACCCACCTGGGTGACGGGCCGGCCCGGTTCGACGGGTTCCTCGGCGCCGCCTCGACCGGCGTACTGCTGATCCTGCCCGTCATCGGTGTGATGGCGATGACGAGCGAGTGGACCCAGCGGACCGCGCTGACCACGTTCACGCTGTCGCCGCGCCGGGTCCGGGTCCAGCTGGCCAAGTTCGCCTCCGCGGTGGTGCTGAGCGCCGTCGTACTGACCGCTACCGCTGTCCTGGCGCTGGCCGCGACCGCGCTCGGTGGAGCCGTCGGCGGCGACGGTACGACGTACGCCGGGATGGGTGGAGCGCTCGCCGGTGCCTACCTGAGCACCGCGCTGAACGTCCTGATGGGCGCCGCCTTCGGTGCCGTCATCGCCCAGACCGCGGCCGCCGTGCTGGTCTTCTTCGTGGCGCCGACCGCCTGGTCGCTGGCCGGGCCGGCGCTGTTCAAGGACAACGCGGACTGGCTGGACGTGTTCGGCGCCTTCGGCCGGATCGCGGAGCGTGACCTGCAGGGCATGGTGCCCGAGACGCTCACCGCGGTCGCGGTCTGGGTCGTCCTGCCGACCATCGCCGGACTGTGGGCAAGCTCACGTCGCGAGGTGAAGTAG
- a CDS encoding ABC transporter ATP-binding protein, with protein sequence MITVENLSKRYGSTTAVSDVSFTVQPGSITGFLGPNGAGKSTTLRMLTGLTPASSGTATINGKRYADLPNPGRVVGVMLDAAAQHPGRTGRETLALNASVLGVPKARADEMLEAVGLTSAAKRRVGQYSLGMRQRLGIANALLGDPAALILDEPANGMDPEGIRWMRGLLQDFAARGGTVILSSHLLGEVQATVDRLVVIGGGRIVADGSLGELLAGSGTLVRGLDPIGLNQALTAAGLNLEPLQDGSLRVDATAEQVGRAAAAAGQILLELRESDSAGLEELFFQLTTPTAVAA encoded by the coding sequence ATGATCACCGTCGAGAACCTGAGCAAGCGGTACGGCAGCACCACGGCTGTCAGCGATGTCTCCTTCACCGTCCAGCCCGGCAGCATCACCGGCTTCCTCGGGCCCAACGGTGCGGGCAAGTCGACCACGCTGCGGATGCTGACCGGGCTGACCCCGGCGAGCTCCGGCACCGCCACCATCAACGGCAAGCGGTACGCCGACCTGCCGAACCCGGGCCGGGTCGTGGGCGTCATGCTCGACGCCGCGGCGCAGCACCCGGGCCGCACCGGCCGGGAGACGCTGGCGCTCAACGCGAGCGTGCTCGGCGTACCGAAGGCCCGCGCGGACGAGATGCTCGAGGCCGTCGGCCTCACCAGCGCCGCGAAGCGCCGGGTCGGGCAGTACTCGCTCGGCATGCGGCAGCGGCTCGGCATCGCCAACGCGCTGCTCGGTGACCCGGCGGCCCTGATCCTGGACGAGCCGGCCAACGGCATGGACCCCGAAGGCATCCGCTGGATGCGCGGCCTGCTGCAGGACTTCGCCGCCCGGGGCGGCACCGTGATCCTGTCCAGCCACCTGCTGGGCGAAGTACAGGCGACCGTCGACCGGCTGGTCGTGATCGGTGGCGGCCGGATCGTCGCCGACGGCTCGCTGGGTGAGCTCCTGGCCGGCAGCGGCACGCTGGTCCGCGGCCTGGACCCGATCGGCCTGAACCAGGCCCTGACCGCGGCCGGGCTGAACCTGGAGCCGCTGCAGGACGGCTCGCTGCGCGTCGACGCCACCGCCGAGCAGGTCGGCCGTGCGGCCGCCGCCGCGGGCCAGATCCTGCTCGAGCTGCGCGAGAGCGACAGCGCCGGCCTGGAGGAGCTGTTCTTCCAGCTGACCACCCCGACCGCCGTCGCGGCCTGA
- a CDS encoding histidine kinase — protein MQRAPERFSWLRRPYRRVRRWYDWFVRHAPRFRDLLYIGFSLLTIVAQAASTSGSRGWITKSWVVLAIGVIASLVLWWRRRYPITVTVIGILAMAGGQIFVPMGLALLTLAIRRRDVWLAVLSLAGYAAYVASTWQDGGDPYVLLFTGPFLVGSWVAVGAYVGARRDLMVSLRDRAERAEAERELRAEQAKLGERARIAQEMHDVLAHKVSLIALHAGGLEVNPAVGPEKVESSAGLIRQTARQAMEDLREVLGVLKADVSEDGADLAPVPKASDLARLVGDSRAAGVDVRSALDLPDGVPPLVGRTVYRLVQESLTNVHKHARGATTEVVVRGAEGDGVTVRVTNVRPVAAGSLLPGSGAGLVGLRERVTLSGGQLTAGPTPDGGWRVEAWLPWSDGREGES, from the coding sequence GTGCAACGGGCGCCCGAGCGGTTCAGCTGGCTCCGCCGGCCGTACCGCCGGGTGCGCCGGTGGTACGACTGGTTCGTCCGGCACGCCCCGCGCTTCCGCGACCTGTTGTACATCGGGTTCAGCCTGCTGACGATCGTGGCCCAGGCGGCGAGCACGAGCGGGTCGAGGGGCTGGATCACCAAGAGCTGGGTGGTGCTGGCGATCGGGGTGATCGCCTCGCTCGTGCTCTGGTGGCGGCGCAGGTACCCGATCACCGTGACCGTGATCGGCATCCTGGCGATGGCCGGCGGGCAGATCTTCGTCCCGATGGGGCTGGCGCTGCTGACGCTGGCGATTCGTCGCCGGGACGTCTGGCTCGCCGTACTGAGTCTTGCGGGCTACGCGGCGTACGTCGCGAGCACCTGGCAGGACGGCGGCGACCCGTACGTGCTGCTGTTCACCGGGCCCTTCCTGGTCGGCAGCTGGGTCGCCGTCGGCGCGTACGTCGGAGCGCGGCGCGACCTGATGGTGTCGCTGCGGGACCGGGCGGAGCGGGCCGAGGCCGAGCGGGAGCTGCGCGCCGAGCAGGCCAAGCTGGGTGAGCGGGCCCGGATCGCCCAGGAGATGCACGACGTACTCGCCCACAAGGTGTCGCTGATCGCGCTGCACGCCGGTGGCCTCGAGGTGAACCCCGCGGTCGGCCCGGAGAAGGTGGAGAGCTCCGCCGGGCTGATCCGGCAGACCGCGCGCCAGGCGATGGAGGACCTGCGCGAGGTGCTCGGTGTGCTCAAGGCGGACGTGAGCGAGGACGGCGCCGACCTGGCGCCGGTGCCGAAGGCGTCCGACCTGGCCCGGCTGGTCGGCGACTCGCGAGCGGCCGGCGTGGACGTCCGCAGCGCGCTGGACCTGCCGGACGGCGTGCCGCCGCTGGTCGGGCGGACCGTCTACCGGCTCGTCCAGGAGTCGCTGACGAACGTCCACAAGCACGCGCGCGGCGCGACCACCGAGGTCGTGGTCCGCGGTGCGGAAGGCGACGGCGTCACCGTCCGGGTGACGAACGTGCGACCGGTCGCGGCTGGTTCACTGCTCCCGGGCTCGGGCGCCGGGCTGGTCGGGCTGCGCGAGCGAGTCACTCTGTCCGGTGGTCAGCTGACCGCCGGACCCACGCCGGACGGCGGCTGGCGGGTCGAAGCCTGGCTGCCGTGGTCGGACGGCAGAGAAGGAGAGTCATGA
- a CDS encoding response regulator — MTRLLIVDDEALVRAGLKMILESDEDLEVVAEAEDGADAAAMVREHRPDVVLMDIRMPRLDGLAATREIQALPDPPKVVVLTTFDLDDYVFRALQAGASGFLLKDTPPRELVQAVRVVAAGEAMLSPAVTRRLIGHFAADPRTDRQRDARARLTALTDREREVLATVAKGLSNADIGKTLFMSEATVKAHVSRVLVKLNATNRVQVAILAHDAGLLDE; from the coding sequence ATGACACGGCTGCTGATCGTGGACGACGAGGCGCTGGTCCGGGCCGGGCTGAAGATGATCCTGGAGTCCGACGAGGACCTCGAGGTGGTCGCCGAGGCCGAGGACGGTGCCGACGCGGCCGCGATGGTCCGCGAGCACCGGCCGGACGTCGTCCTGATGGACATCCGGATGCCCCGGCTGGACGGGCTGGCCGCGACGCGGGAGATCCAGGCGCTGCCGGATCCGCCGAAGGTCGTCGTCCTGACGACGTTCGACCTGGACGACTACGTGTTCCGCGCGCTACAGGCGGGGGCGAGCGGGTTCCTGCTGAAGGACACGCCGCCGCGGGAGTTGGTACAGGCGGTCCGGGTGGTCGCGGCCGGCGAGGCGATGCTGTCGCCGGCGGTGACACGGCGGCTGATCGGGCACTTCGCGGCGGACCCGCGGACGGACCGGCAGCGGGACGCGCGGGCGCGGTTGACCGCGCTCACCGACCGGGAGCGCGAGGTGCTCGCGACGGTCGCCAAGGGGCTGTCGAACGCCGACATCGGCAAGACGCTGTTCATGAGCGAGGCGACCGTGAAGGCGCACGTCTCGCGGGTGCTGGTGAAGCTGAACGCCACCAACCGGGTCCAGGTCGCGATCCTGGCCCACGACGCCGGGCTCCTGGACGAATAA